In Aquiflexum balticum DSM 16537, a single genomic region encodes these proteins:
- the rplF gene encoding 50S ribosomal protein L6 codes for MSRIGKKPINIPAGVTVDVTAHNAVTVKGPKGTLSREVNPDIAVKVEGKEIILERPTESKRHKSLHGLYRSLVNNMVIGVSDGFKKELELVGVGYKATNQGQVLELSLGYSHNIFFALPESISLKTETPKGKNPLVTLEGIDKELVGQIAAKIKSLRKVEPYKGKGVRFVGEIVRRKAGKTAGKK; via the coding sequence ATGTCTAGAATAGGTAAAAAACCAATAAATATACCGGCGGGTGTAACTGTAGACGTCACTGCTCATAATGCAGTGACTGTTAAAGGTCCCAAAGGTACACTTAGTCGGGAAGTTAATCCCGACATTGCTGTGAAAGTAGAGGGTAAAGAAATAATCCTTGAAAGACCCACAGAATCAAAAAGACATAAATCACTACACGGTCTTTACCGTTCTTTGGTCAATAACATGGTTATTGGCGTATCTGATGGATTCAAAAAAGAACTGGAATTGGTAGGGGTAGGTTATAAAGCAACCAATCAGGGTCAAGTTCTTGAACTTTCCCTTGGATATTCACACAATATCTTCTTTGCATTGCCTGAATCAATCAGTTTGAAGACTGAGACACCAAAAGGTAAAAATCCTTTGGTGACTTTGGAAGGTATTGATAAGGAACTAGTTGGTCAAATTGCTGCTAAAATCAAATCTTTACGTAAAGTTGAACCTTACAAAGGTAAAGGTGTGCGATTTGTTGGTGAAATTGTTAGACGTAAGGCTGGTAAAACTGCCGGTAAAAAATAA
- the rplN gene encoding 50S ribosomal protein L14, whose protein sequence is MIQQESRLGVADNSGAKEVLVIRVLGGTKKRYASIGDKVVVTVKSAISSSNMKKGTVSKAVIVRTKKEIRRKDGSYIRFEDNAAVLLNNNDEPRGTRIFGPVARELREKQFMKIVSLAPEVL, encoded by the coding sequence ATGATACAACAAGAATCCAGATTAGGAGTTGCGGATAATTCAGGTGCTAAAGAAGTACTGGTGATCCGTGTATTGGGTGGAACAAAGAAAAGATATGCTTCCATCGGTGATAAAGTCGTGGTAACTGTTAAGTCTGCTATTTCTTCCAGCAATATGAAAAAAGGTACCGTATCCAAAGCGGTTATTGTAAGAACGAAAAAAGAGATAAGGAGAAAAGATGGTTCGTATATCCGTTTTGAGGATAATGCAGCTGTACTTTTAAATAACAACGACGAGCCAAGAGGTACCCGTATCTTTGGTCCAGTGGCAAGGGAGTTGAGAGAGAAGCAGTTTATGAAAATTGTATCTTTAGCCCCAGAAGTATTGTAA
- the rplP gene encoding 50S ribosomal protein L16, with the protein MLQPKRTKYRKMHKGRVKGLAQRGHTLSFGNFGIKSLEPGWITSRQIEAARIAMTRAMKREGQVWIRIFPDKPITKKPAEVRMGKGKGAPEYWVAVIKPGTILFEATGVNLETAQEALRLAQQKLPVSTRFVVRRDYVG; encoded by the coding sequence ATGTTACAGCCTAAGAGAACGAAATATAGAAAAATGCATAAAGGACGGGTCAAAGGTTTGGCTCAAAGGGGACATACGCTCTCCTTTGGCAACTTTGGAATCAAGTCCTTGGAGCCTGGATGGATAACTTCCCGTCAGATAGAAGCAGCCCGTATTGCCATGACCAGAGCAATGAAAAGAGAAGGTCAGGTATGGATCAGGATTTTCCCTGACAAACCTATTACCAAAAAACCTGCTGAGGTTCGTATGGGAAAAGGTAAAGGTGCTCCTGAATATTGGGTAGCTGTTATCAAACCTGGGACAATCCTTTTTGAAGCAACAGGTGTAAACCTTGAAACAGCTCAAGAAGCTTTGAGACTAGCGCAACAAAAACTTCCAGTAAGTACAAGATTCGTAGTACGTAGAGATTACGTTGGATAA
- the rplC gene encoding 50S ribosomal protein L3, with translation MSGIIGKKVGMTSIFSADGRNVACTLIEAGPCVVTQVKNLESDGYNAVQLAFGERKEKNTPKPLIGHFKKAGTTPKQKVVEFRDFRVEFEGQVDLGKTVEAGQVFVEGDFVDAIGTSKGKGFQGVVKRHGFGGVGGATHGQHNRQRHPGSIGACSWPSRVFKGMRMAGRTGGDRVKVINLRVLKIYPEKHLLLVSGSVPGPKNSFVILEK, from the coding sequence ATGTCTGGAATTATAGGTAAAAAAGTTGGAATGACTAGCATTTTCAGTGCCGATGGACGTAATGTCGCATGCACGCTAATAGAAGCTGGTCCTTGCGTAGTGACGCAAGTAAAAAATTTAGAATCAGACGGGTACAACGCTGTTCAGTTGGCATTCGGTGAGCGAAAGGAGAAAAATACTCCCAAGCCTTTAATCGGCCATTTCAAAAAAGCCGGTACAACGCCAAAGCAGAAAGTTGTTGAATTCAGAGACTTCAGGGTCGAATTCGAAGGCCAAGTTGATCTTGGGAAAACCGTAGAAGCCGGTCAGGTATTTGTAGAAGGAGACTTCGTAGATGCTATCGGAACCTCAAAAGGTAAAGGATTCCAGGGCGTTGTCAAAAGACACGGTTTTGGAGGAGTTGGTGGAGCGACCCATGGTCAGCATAACAGACAGAGACACCCTGGTTCAATTGGTGCATGTTCTTGGCCATCGAGAGTATTCAAAGGTATGAGAATGGCCGGTAGAACTGGTGGTGATAGGGTTAAGGTAATTAACCTTAGAGTTCTTAAAATCTATCCTGAAAAGCATTTGTTGCTTGTTAGTGGTTCTGTACCAGGTCCGAAAAATTCTTTCGTTATTTTAGAGAAGTAA
- the rpsC gene encoding 30S ribosomal protein S3: MGQKVNPIGFRLGVIKGWDSNWYGGKDFAEKLYEDQQIRKYVNARIPKGGISKVIIERTLKRITLTIHTARPGVVIGKGGAEVDKLKEELKKLTSKDVQINIFEIKRPELDAKLVGESIAQQLQARISFRRAMKQSIAASMRVGAEGIKVKLSGRLGGAEMARSEMYKEGRIPLHTLRADIDYAVSEANTVYGIIGIKVWIFKGEVYGKRDLSPNIGAANEPKSTGAAGPRGKRREAGGPKRRKRNN, translated from the coding sequence ATGGGACAAAAAGTAAACCCAATTGGTTTTAGGCTTGGTGTAATCAAAGGATGGGATTCCAACTGGTACGGTGGTAAAGACTTCGCTGAGAAGTTGTATGAAGATCAACAAATCAGAAAATATGTCAATGCCAGAATTCCAAAAGGTGGAATTTCTAAAGTTATTATTGAAAGAACTTTGAAAAGAATCACGCTTACTATTCATACCGCCCGTCCGGGTGTTGTAATTGGTAAAGGTGGCGCTGAGGTAGATAAGTTAAAAGAAGAGTTGAAAAAACTTACCAGTAAAGATGTTCAGATCAACATATTTGAAATCAAGCGTCCGGAATTGGATGCCAAATTGGTAGGAGAGTCAATTGCACAACAACTTCAGGCACGTATCTCATTCAGAAGGGCGATGAAACAATCCATTGCAGCTTCGATGAGAGTAGGTGCGGAAGGTATCAAAGTTAAACTTTCAGGTAGATTGGGTGGCGCTGAAATGGCCAGATCTGAAATGTACAAAGAAGGAAGAATTCCTTTGCATACATTGAGAGCTGACATTGATTACGCTGTTTCTGAGGCAAATACTGTTTATGGTATCATAGGCATCAAGGTTTGGATTTTCAAAGGAGAAGTTTACGGAAAGAGAGATCTCTCTCCTAACATAGGCGCTGCCAATGAACCAAAATCAACCGGTGCTGCAGGCCCAAGAGGAAAGCGTAGAGAAGCTGGTGGCCCAAAGAGAAGAAAGAGAAATAACTAA
- the rplE gene encoding 50S ribosomal protein L5: MAKPRVKERYNAEIVPALKEKFQYSSVMQVPKLTKIVINKGIGAAVADKKLVDQGVEELSLIAGQKAVATIAKTSVSNFKLREGMPIGAKVTLRGDRMYEFLDRLMTVALPRVRDFKGISDKGFDGRGNYTLGVTEQIIFPEISIEKVNRISGMDITLVTSADTDEESHALLKALGMPFVNKNN; encoded by the coding sequence ATGGCTAAACCTAGAGTTAAAGAAAGATATAATGCTGAAATAGTCCCTGCTTTGAAGGAGAAATTTCAGTACAGTTCTGTAATGCAGGTTCCGAAGTTGACAAAAATTGTTATCAATAAAGGAATAGGTGCCGCAGTTGCTGATAAGAAATTGGTTGACCAAGGAGTTGAAGAGCTATCTTTGATCGCAGGTCAAAAGGCTGTTGCTACTATCGCCAAAACTTCTGTTTCCAACTTTAAGTTGAGGGAAGGAATGCCTATAGGCGCGAAAGTAACTTTGAGGGGAGACAGAATGTATGAATTCCTTGATAGGTTGATGACTGTTGCTCTTCCAAGGGTAAGAGACTTCAAAGGAATCAGTGATAAAGGTTTTGATGGAAGAGGAAATTATACATTAGGTGTAACCGAACAAATAATTTTCCCTGAAATCAGCATTGAAAAAGTGAACAGAATCTCAGGTATGGATATCACTTTGGTGACTTCTGCTGATACCGATGAGGAGAGTCATGCACTGTTGAAAGCTTTGGGTATGCCTTTCGTTAACAAAAATAACTAA
- the rpsS gene encoding 30S ribosomal protein S19, producing MARSLKKGPYIEHHLAKKVDVMNESGKKSVIKTWSRRSMISPDFVGHTFAVHNGNKFIPVFVTDNMVGHKLGEFAPTRNFRGHIAKKDKGKR from the coding sequence ATGGCACGTTCATTAAAAAAAGGCCCTTATATAGAACACCATTTGGCCAAAAAAGTGGATGTTATGAACGAATCCGGCAAGAAGTCCGTGATCAAGACCTGGTCAAGGAGATCTATGATATCACCGGATTTTGTAGGCCATACTTTCGCTGTGCATAATGGCAATAAATTTATTCCTGTTTTTGTAACAGATAATATGGTAGGCCATAAGCTTGGAGAGTTTGCCCCTACCAGAAATTTTAGAGGTCATATTGCCAAAAAAGATAAAGGAAAGAGATAA
- the rpsN gene encoding 30S ribosomal protein S14: MARESLKARERKRERLVAKYAKKRAELKAAGDFEALDKLPKNSSAVRLHNRCKLTGRPKGYMRKFGINRVTFREMASAGKIPGITKSSW; the protein is encoded by the coding sequence ATGGCAAGAGAGTCATTAAAAGCTCGTGAGAGAAAAAGAGAACGACTGGTAGCAAAGTATGCTAAGAAAAGAGCTGAGTTAAAAGCTGCCGGTGATTTCGAAGCTTTGGACAAACTACCTAAGAATTCATCTGCTGTCAGACTTCATAATAGATGTAAACTTACTGGTCGTCCAAAAGGATATATGAGAAAGTTTGGCATCAATAGGGTTACCTTTAGAGAGATGGCTTCTGCTGGTAAAATCCCAGGGATAACCAAGTCTAGCTGGTAA
- the rpmC gene encoding 50S ribosomal protein L29: MKNTEIRSLSESEIADRIAAEQENLTKLRFAHAISPIENPNKLRESRRFIARLKTALRAKQLAK, translated from the coding sequence ATGAAAAATACAGAAATCAGATCACTTTCAGAAAGTGAGATAGCCGACCGTATAGCCGCTGAGCAAGAAAATTTAACCAAATTGCGCTTTGCTCATGCTATTTCTCCAATAGAGAATCCGAATAAATTAAGAGAATCAAGACGTTTCATCGCAAGATTGAAAACAGCCTTGAGGGCAAAACAACTAGCTAAATAA
- the rplX gene encoding 50S ribosomal protein L24: MERKFNKQPKLHIKTGDTVKVLSGDDKSKTGKVLSVNLQKRRAIVEGLNMVTKHVKPTASNPQGGIEKKEASIHISNLMLVDPKTGEATRTGRKIGENGKLVRYSKKTGEVING, from the coding sequence ATGGAAAGAAAATTTAATAAGCAACCAAAATTGCATATCAAAACCGGGGATACCGTTAAGGTCCTTTCCGGAGATGATAAAAGCAAAACAGGTAAAGTCCTTTCTGTCAACCTTCAGAAAAGAAGGGCTATTGTTGAAGGTCTCAACATGGTGACAAAGCACGTAAAGCCTACAGCTTCCAATCCTCAAGGAGGTATTGAAAAGAAAGAGGCTTCAATCCATATCAGTAACCTGATGCTGGTAGATCCTAAAACAGGTGAAGCTACCAGGACCGGTAGAAAAATTGGAGAGAATGGTAAATTAGTTAGGTATTCTAAGAAAACAGGGGAGGTAATCAATGGCTAA
- the fusA gene encoding elongation factor G, with translation MTRDLKYTRNIGIAAHIDAGKTTTTERILFYSGVSHKIGEVHDGAATMDWMAQEQERGITITSAATTVFWNYRDNKYQINIIDTPGHVDFTVEVNRSLRVLDGLVFLFSAVDGVEPQSETNWRLADNYKVARIGFVNKMDRAGANFLDVCKQVKEMLGSYAVPLQLPIGAEEKFRGVVDLINNRAIVWNEEDLGMTFEEVPIPEDMLEEVAEYREHLLEAVADYDESLMEKFFDDPESITEDEILKALRAATIDMKIVPMVCGSSFKNKGVQTMLDLVMELLPSPMDKDDIIAKGLDSEEDIAIKPDEKEPFAGLAFKIATDPFVGRLCFVRAYSGILESGSYVFNSRSGNKERISRVFQMHANKQNQIPRLQAGDIGAVVGFKDIKTGDTLCDEKRKVVLESMVFPEPVIGYAIEPKTQADVDKLGMAIAKLVEEDPTLQVNTDHETGQTILRGMGELHLDIIIDRLKREFKVEINQGAPQVAYKEALFGSVEHKEVYKKQTGGKGKFADIVFELGPKDPDPETGVIKNGLDFVNGIVGGVIPKEFIPSIQKGFAEAMKNGPLAGYPIESMKVRLFHGSFHDVDSDALSFELAARIGFKEAAKKCKPQLLEPIMAVDVVSPDEYTGPITGDLNRRRGLMKGMDTKGTSSVIKADVPLSELFGYITDLRTITSGRATASLTFSHYEPVPSNIAEAVIAKVKGVKA, from the coding sequence ATGACAAGAGATTTAAAATATACCAGAAACATTGGTATTGCTGCTCATATTGATGCAGGTAAGACAACGACTACAGAGCGTATTCTTTTTTATTCAGGTGTAAGCCATAAAATAGGTGAAGTCCATGACGGAGCCGCTACGATGGACTGGATGGCACAGGAACAAGAAAGAGGTATTACCATTACATCTGCTGCAACCACTGTATTTTGGAATTATAGAGATAACAAATACCAGATCAATATCATTGATACTCCCGGACACGTTGATTTTACAGTTGAGGTAAACAGGTCTTTAAGAGTTCTTGATGGATTGGTTTTTCTATTTAGTGCTGTTGATGGTGTAGAACCTCAATCTGAAACCAACTGGCGTTTGGCTGATAATTATAAAGTCGCCCGTATCGGATTCGTTAACAAAATGGATCGAGCAGGTGCAAACTTCCTTGATGTTTGTAAACAAGTAAAAGAAATGTTGGGCAGCTATGCTGTTCCATTGCAACTTCCGATTGGTGCTGAGGAAAAATTCAGAGGTGTTGTAGATTTGATCAACAACAGAGCCATTGTTTGGAACGAAGAAGATTTGGGGATGACTTTCGAGGAAGTTCCGATTCCTGAGGACATGCTGGAGGAAGTGGCTGAGTACAGAGAGCATTTGTTAGAAGCGGTTGCGGATTATGATGAGTCATTGATGGAAAAATTCTTCGATGATCCTGAATCTATCACCGAAGATGAAATATTGAAAGCTTTAAGGGCAGCTACTATCGACATGAAAATTGTACCGATGGTATGTGGTTCTTCTTTTAAAAACAAGGGTGTTCAGACGATGCTTGATTTGGTTATGGAATTACTTCCTTCACCAATGGATAAGGATGATATCATTGCCAAAGGCCTTGACTCAGAAGAAGATATTGCTATTAAACCTGATGAAAAAGAGCCTTTTGCTGGCCTTGCTTTTAAAATTGCTACTGATCCTTTCGTAGGACGTCTCTGTTTTGTAAGAGCATATTCAGGAATTTTGGAATCCGGTTCTTATGTTTTCAACAGCCGTTCCGGAAATAAGGAGCGTATTTCAAGGGTTTTTCAAATGCATGCCAACAAGCAAAACCAAATCCCAAGATTACAAGCTGGAGATATTGGAGCTGTAGTTGGATTTAAAGATATTAAAACCGGGGATACCCTTTGTGATGAAAAACGAAAGGTAGTTCTTGAATCTATGGTCTTTCCTGAGCCAGTTATCGGCTATGCCATTGAGCCCAAAACTCAAGCTGATGTTGACAAACTAGGTATGGCAATTGCTAAACTAGTAGAGGAGGATCCAACGCTTCAGGTGAATACTGATCACGAAACAGGTCAGACGATCCTTAGAGGGATGGGAGAACTTCACTTGGATATCATTATCGATCGTCTGAAAAGGGAATTCAAAGTTGAAATTAATCAAGGTGCACCACAGGTAGCTTATAAGGAAGCCTTGTTTGGTTCTGTTGAACATAAAGAGGTTTACAAGAAGCAAACAGGTGGTAAAGGTAAATTTGCCGATATCGTCTTCGAATTGGGACCAAAGGATCCTGATCCGGAAACAGGTGTTATCAAGAATGGTCTTGATTTCGTAAACGGTATTGTTGGTGGTGTTATTCCAAAGGAATTCATTCCTTCTATCCAAAAAGGTTTTGCTGAAGCAATGAAAAACGGACCTTTGGCAGGATATCCTATAGAATCAATGAAGGTAAGATTGTTTCATGGTTCTTTCCACGATGTCGATTCTGACGCCCTTTCTTTTGAACTGGCAGCAAGAATTGGATTCAAAGAAGCAGCTAAGAAGTGTAAGCCTCAGTTGTTAGAGCCAATTATGGCTGTAGATGTAGTTTCACCGGATGAATATACCGGTCCGATTACAGGTGATTTGAACAGGAGAAGAGGATTGATGAAGGGAATGGATACCAAAGGGACTTCCTCTGTGATCAAAGCTGATGTACCTTTGTCCGAATTGTTCGGTTATATTACTGATCTAAGGACCATCACATCAGGTAGAGCGACAGCTTCTTTGACCTTCTCTCACTATGAGCCGGTTCCTTCCAATATTGCAGAAGCAGTTATCGCTAAAGTTAAAGGTGTTAAGGCCTAA
- the rpsJ gene encoding 30S ribosomal protein S10, whose amino-acid sequence MNQKIRIKLKSYDHSLVDKSSEKIVKAVKSTGAIVVGPIPLPTKKEKFTVLKSPHVNKKARDQFQLCTYKRLVDIYSNSSKTVDALMKIELPSGVDVEIKV is encoded by the coding sequence ATGAATCAGAAAATCAGAATAAAACTAAAATCATACGATCACAGCCTGGTGGATAAGTCATCAGAGAAGATTGTAAAGGCGGTAAAATCTACCGGAGCTATTGTTGTTGGGCCAATTCCTTTGCCAACCAAGAAGGAAAAGTTTACTGTGTTGAAATCACCACACGTGAACAAAAAAGCCAGAGACCAATTCCAACTTTGTACTTACAAGAGATTGGTGGATATCTATAGCAACAGCTCTAAGACTGTAGATGCTTTGATGAAGATCGAACTTCCCAGTGGAGTTGATGTAGAAATCAAAGTCTGA
- the rpsQ gene encoding 30S ribosomal protein S17, translated as MATTERNLRKERIGKVVSNKMEKSITVAIERRVKHPIYGKFVAKTTKFMVHDEKNDAHEGDIVRISETRPLSKNKRWRLVEIVERAK; from the coding sequence ATGGCTACTACTGAGAGAAATCTTCGTAAAGAAAGAATAGGAAAAGTAGTCAGCAACAAAATGGAAAAATCCATTACAGTTGCTATCGAAAGGAGAGTAAAACATCCTATCTATGGCAAATTTGTTGCTAAGACTACCAAATTTATGGTTCATGACGAGAAAAATGATGCTCATGAAGGTGACATTGTCCGTATAAGCGAAACTCGTCCGCTGAGTAAAAACAAGCGTTGGAGATTAGTAGAAATTGTAGAAAGGGCTAAGTAA
- the rplW gene encoding 50S ribosomal protein L23 produces MQILKKPLITEKISAMNEQGVYGFMVEKTATKPEIKRAVEKIYGVKVEAVRTMRYAGKPKTRYTKTKIVSGFSNAYKKAIVKVAEGEIIDFYGEI; encoded by the coding sequence ATGCAGATACTTAAAAAACCTTTGATTACAGAAAAGATTTCTGCTATGAATGAGCAAGGGGTCTATGGGTTTATGGTAGAAAAAACTGCTACCAAGCCAGAAATCAAAAGAGCCGTAGAGAAAATATATGGTGTAAAGGTGGAAGCCGTGCGTACTATGAGATATGCAGGAAAGCCCAAGACCAGGTATACCAAGACCAAAATTGTATCAGGCTTTAGCAATGCTTACAAAAAAGCAATTGTCAAAGTAGCTGAGGGTGAAATTATTGATTTTTACGGAGAAATTTAA
- the rplV gene encoding 50S ribosomal protein L22, with translation MEAIARLNNVPTSPRKMRLVADLVRGKRVGPALSILKFTPNHGAIKLEKLLLSAVANWQAKNPDEKLEEADLYIKTIFVDGGRMLKRLRPAPQGRAHRIRKRSNHVTLIVDAYSPAVTADEVETTEKSN, from the coding sequence ATGGAAGCAATAGCAAGATTAAATAATGTTCCTACTTCTCCCCGCAAAATGCGATTGGTAGCTGACCTTGTAAGAGGCAAAAGAGTAGGACCGGCATTGAGTATTTTGAAGTTTACTCCTAACCATGGAGCAATTAAATTGGAAAAACTTCTACTTTCTGCTGTGGCCAACTGGCAGGCAAAAAACCCTGATGAGAAACTTGAAGAAGCTGATCTGTATATCAAAACCATTTTTGTAGATGGTGGACGTATGCTGAAAAGGTTGAGACCAGCTCCACAGGGAAGAGCTCATAGAATTCGTAAAAGATCAAATCATGTGACCCTGATTGTAGATGCCTACAGTCCAGCAGTTACCGCTGATGAAGTAGAAACAACTGAAAAATCTAATTAA
- the rpsH gene encoding 30S ribosomal protein S8, producing the protein MTDPIADYLTRLRNAIKATHRIVEIPASNIKKEMTKVLHDKGYIQNYKFEEDGPQGTIKIALKYNPATKQNAIVSLSRISKPGLRKYVKHEDLPRVINGLGIAILSTSKGVMTDKEARTEGIGGEVLCYVY; encoded by the coding sequence ATGACTGATCCAATAGCTGATTATCTGACAAGATTGAGGAACGCCATCAAGGCTACTCATAGAATCGTTGAGATACCTGCTTCTAATATCAAGAAGGAAATGACGAAAGTGCTTCATGATAAAGGATATATACAAAACTATAAATTTGAAGAAGATGGCCCACAGGGAACCATCAAAATAGCTTTGAAATATAATCCGGCAACAAAACAGAACGCCATCGTTTCTCTTAGTAGAATTAGTAAGCCAGGTTTGAGAAAATATGTAAAACATGAAGATCTCCCAAGAGTCATCAATGGCTTGGGTATTGCCATCCTGTCTACTTCCAAAGGTGTAATGACCGACAAGGAAGCGAGAACAGAAGGAATCGGAGGAGAAGTACTTTGCTACGTATATTAA
- the rplD gene encoding 50S ribosomal protein L4 yields MELAVIKHNGEDTGRKVNLSDDIFAIEPNDHAIYLDVKQYLANQRQGTHKSKERNEIAGSTKKIKKQKGTGGARAGSIKSPVFRGGGRVFGPKPRDYSFKLNKKLKQLARKSALTYKVKDNSLMILENVSFDTPKTKNYIALLNGLSLSDKKTLLVLPEVNMNVYLSSRNLPKTKVTTVDSVNTYELLDADNLVLCEGSVSKLETLLLKQ; encoded by the coding sequence ATGGAATTAGCAGTAATAAAACATAACGGTGAAGATACAGGCAGGAAAGTGAATCTTTCAGATGATATCTTCGCAATCGAACCTAATGATCATGCGATCTACCTTGATGTTAAGCAATACTTAGCTAACCAAAGACAAGGTACTCACAAGTCTAAAGAAAGAAACGAAATTGCTGGATCTACCAAAAAGATCAAGAAGCAAAAAGGTACCGGTGGTGCCAGAGCAGGCTCCATTAAGTCTCCTGTTTTCAGAGGCGGAGGTAGAGTATTTGGTCCAAAACCGAGAGATTATTCTTTCAAATTGAACAAGAAATTGAAGCAATTGGCAAGAAAATCAGCCTTGACTTACAAAGTAAAAGACAATAGTTTAATGATTTTGGAAAATGTGTCTTTTGATACTCCAAAAACAAAGAATTATATCGCTTTATTAAATGGACTTTCTTTGTCTGATAAAAAAACTTTATTGGTACTTCCAGAAGTCAACATGAATGTTTACTTATCAAGCAGAAATTTACCTAAAACCAAGGTTACTACAGTTGACAGTGTCAATACATATGAATTGTTGGATGCTGATAATTTGGTATTGTGTGAAGGTTCAGTAAGTAAGTTAGAAACCCTTTTATTGAAACAATAA
- the rplB gene encoding 50S ribosomal protein L2 has product MAVKKLKPVTPGTRFRVAPAFDEITASKPEKSLMAPKRRTGGRNSAGKMTSRYIGGGHKKRLRVIDFKRDKFGVPAVVHSIEYDPNRTARIALLFYVDGAKTYIIAPEGLQVGQTVISGENVAPEIGNAMNLISVPLGTIVHNIELKPGKGGAMARSAGGYGQVVAREGKYVTVKLPSGEMRLVLGTCMATVGVVSNGDHMNVVLGKAGRNRWLGRRPRTRGVAMNPVDHPMGGGEGRSSGGHPRSRNGLLAKGKKTRSPKKYSNKFIISKRSK; this is encoded by the coding sequence ATGGCAGTTAAAAAATTAAAGCCCGTAACCCCAGGAACCAGATTTAGAGTTGCTCCGGCATTTGATGAGATTACAGCATCAAAGCCTGAAAAATCTCTTATGGCTCCAAAAAGGAGAACAGGCGGTAGAAATAGTGCAGGTAAAATGACTTCCAGATATATTGGTGGAGGTCATAAGAAAAGACTTAGAGTCATAGATTTTAAGAGAGATAAGTTTGGCGTTCCGGCGGTAGTTCATTCTATTGAATACGATCCAAACAGGACTGCCCGCATAGCATTGTTATTCTATGTGGATGGCGCAAAAACCTACATTATTGCTCCAGAAGGTTTGCAAGTCGGGCAAACAGTGATTTCTGGAGAAAATGTTGCACCTGAAATTGGAAATGCAATGAATTTGATCAGTGTACCATTGGGTACTATTGTTCATAACATTGAATTGAAACCAGGAAAAGGTGGAGCAATGGCGAGAAGCGCCGGTGGATATGGTCAGGTGGTTGCAAGAGAAGGAAAATATGTTACCGTAAAATTACCATCAGGAGAAATGAGGTTGGTTTTGGGTACATGTATGGCAACTGTTGGAGTTGTTTCCAATGGAGATCACATGAACGTAGTGTTGGGTAAAGCAGGTAGAAACCGTTGGTTAGGTAGAAGACCAAGAACAAGAGGTGTAGCCATGAACCCTGTCGATCACCCAATGGGTGGTGGTGAAGGTCGTTCTTCAGGTGGTCATCCAAGGTCAAGAAACGGTCTACTTGCCAAAGGTAAAAAGACCAGATCTCCTAAGAAGTACTCTAACAAATTCATCATCAGTAAAAGATCTAAATAA
- the rpsG gene encoding 30S ribosomal protein S7: MRKSKPKKRYILPDPKFHDTLVTKFVNCLMVDGKKSIAYKIFYDAVEKVEQKVGENGLEVWKKALNNITPAVEVKSRRVGGATFQVPMEVRPERKVSLGIKWMITYSRRRGEKTMMDRLAGEIISAAKGEGAAVKKKDDTHRMAEANKAFSHFRF, encoded by the coding sequence ATGAGAAAATCGAAACCAAAAAAGAGGTACATTCTTCCCGATCCTAAGTTTCATGATACTTTGGTCACAAAGTTCGTTAACTGTCTGATGGTAGATGGAAAGAAGAGTATTGCTTACAAAATTTTCTATGACGCAGTCGAGAAAGTTGAACAAAAAGTAGGTGAGAACGGTCTTGAGGTTTGGAAAAAAGCGCTTAACAATATTACTCCAGCTGTTGAGGTGAAGAGTCGTAGAGTAGGTGGTGCCACTTTCCAGGTCCCCATGGAAGTTAGACCTGAAAGAAAAGTATCCCTCGGGATTAAGTGGATGATCACTTACTCAAGAAGAAGGGGTGAGAAAACAATGATGGACAGACTTGCGGGTGAAATTATTTCCGCTGCCAAAGGTGAAGGTGCGGCTGTTAAGAAAAAAGACGACACCCATAGAATGGCTGAAGCAAATAAAGCATTCTCACACTTTAGATTTTAA